Proteins encoded within one genomic window of Lysinibacillus sphaericus:
- a CDS encoding class I adenylate-forming enzyme family protein: protein MNSSNLLARNARKYPMKEAVVCHGKSVTYRELDEQVTRLGHALMEQGVRQNDKVIIFMPNVVEFVVSYFAIQRIGAIVVPVNAKFTLQEVEYVAQHAEAKAILVHEAIFATVEHINVVPLKIKTGHMEAGWLHYETLIQHASTQTIDCQLNEEDASTILYTSGTTGKPKGVLFSYRNILTVAQMIAVEMEVKPASRILLMMPLTHSAPLHLFLMAGVLVGSTNVLTPTFTPDLLLDMVEQEKTTHFFGAPVAYLLTAQTKRLQTADLSSMKWWVYGGAPLSQNEIRHIQKAFRTENLTCVYGLTEAGPSGSLMFGQEHIAKAGSIGQRAPLGTELRIINDSGEEVGVNEVGEIVLFGEGNMMGYYKDEIATKAAFVDGWLKTGDLARKDEDGFIWIVDRKKDVIISGGVNIYPKEIEDLLLSYDGIFEVAVIGVPHPQWGETVKAVYATKIEIDESALKAYLEEHLAKYKIPRLFERVEALPRNASGKILKQSLKEQGVR from the coding sequence ATGAATAGTTCAAATTTGTTAGCGCGAAATGCCCGAAAGTACCCTATGAAAGAAGCTGTTGTTTGTCATGGGAAAAGCGTGACTTACCGCGAATTAGATGAGCAAGTGACGCGACTTGGTCATGCTTTGATGGAACAGGGTGTTCGCCAAAATGATAAAGTGATTATTTTTATGCCTAATGTTGTAGAGTTTGTTGTTAGTTATTTTGCGATTCAGCGTATAGGCGCTATTGTCGTTCCTGTAAATGCCAAATTTACATTGCAGGAGGTTGAGTATGTTGCACAGCATGCTGAGGCTAAAGCCATTTTAGTACATGAAGCTATATTTGCTACTGTCGAGCATATCAACGTCGTGCCTTTAAAGATTAAGACGGGTCATATGGAGGCAGGGTGGCTTCATTATGAGACGTTAATACAACATGCAAGTACACAAACAATAGATTGCCAGCTAAATGAAGAGGATGCCTCAACGATTTTATATACTTCAGGCACAACAGGAAAACCAAAGGGTGTGCTATTTAGCTATCGTAATATATTAACAGTAGCACAGATGATTGCCGTGGAAATGGAAGTAAAGCCTGCAAGCCGTATTCTTCTTATGATGCCGTTAACGCATTCAGCCCCATTACATTTATTTTTAATGGCAGGCGTCCTTGTTGGCTCCACAAATGTATTAACGCCAACCTTTACACCAGATTTGTTACTAGACATGGTAGAACAAGAAAAGACGACGCATTTTTTCGGGGCACCAGTCGCTTACTTATTAACTGCTCAAACAAAGAGACTGCAAACGGCAGATTTATCTTCAATGAAATGGTGGGTTTACGGAGGGGCACCATTATCACAAAATGAAATTCGTCATATACAAAAAGCTTTTCGAACAGAAAATCTAACATGTGTTTATGGTTTAACAGAGGCTGGGCCAAGTGGTTCTTTAATGTTCGGGCAAGAGCATATAGCGAAAGCAGGGAGTATTGGTCAACGTGCACCACTCGGTACGGAGCTACGCATTATTAACGATAGTGGGGAAGAAGTTGGTGTGAATGAGGTCGGGGAGATTGTGTTATTCGGTGAAGGCAACATGATGGGCTATTACAAAGATGAAATCGCTACAAAGGCAGCGTTTGTGGATGGTTGGTTGAAAACGGGAGATTTAGCGCGGAAAGATGAAGACGGCTTTATTTGGATTGTTGATCGAAAAAAAGATGTGATTATTTCAGGCGGCGTCAATATATATCCGAAAGAGATTGAAGATTTGCTTTTAAGCTATGACGGCATATTTGAGGTGGCTGTTATCGGAGTTCCACATCCGCAGTGGGGCGAAACCGTAAAGGCTGTGTATGCTACAAAGATAGAGATTGATGAGAGCGCACTTAAGGCGTATTTAGAGGAGCATCTAGCAAAATATAAAATTCCACGTCTATTTGAACGCGTGGAAGCGCTTCCGAGAAATGCTTCCGGGAAAATACTTAAACAATCATTGAAGGAACAAGGGGTGAGATAG
- the bioW gene encoding 6-carboxyhexanoate--CoA ligase, whose product MLETCYSIRMRAAEKNLEGGEKHISGGERIGSEFQIEPIVKQLLNKARNHSRGDADFIQITVEKLTGDQILYMPPLEITTIDESSIERAHKEARSILTSVGVSKQAQNVAFHLLASNQNLRGAILLHSQTGLRLDNRGLKGVRVSRIDWQDADVGYNERVREALALATKVANSPYTIAELCWSDDPEYVTGYVSNHEIGYVRITPLKREGCESGGRIFFVSDEVELESYIHYLEREPILIRGHLK is encoded by the coding sequence ATGTTAGAAACGTGTTATAGCATTCGAATGCGTGCAGCTGAAAAAAATCTCGAAGGAGGAGAAAAGCATATATCTGGTGGGGAACGGATAGGGAGTGAATTTCAAATAGAGCCAATTGTAAAACAGTTATTGAACAAAGCAAGGAATCATTCGCGCGGAGATGCTGACTTTATTCAAATTACCGTTGAAAAACTTACAGGTGATCAGATACTGTATATGCCACCGTTAGAAATAACGACAATTGATGAGAGTTCAATTGAAAGGGCACATAAAGAAGCTAGGAGTATATTAACCTCAGTAGGTGTTTCCAAGCAGGCACAAAATGTTGCTTTTCATCTACTTGCTAGTAATCAAAATCTTCGTGGGGCTATCCTCCTTCATAGTCAAACTGGCTTACGACTTGACAATCGCGGACTGAAAGGCGTTCGTGTATCACGAATCGATTGGCAAGACGCTGATGTAGGTTACAATGAGCGTGTTCGTGAAGCGCTAGCTCTGGCAACGAAAGTGGCAAATTCTCCGTATACCATCGCAGAATTATGTTGGTCAGATGATCCAGAATACGTTACTGGCTATGTAAGCAATCATGAGATTGGTTATGTCAGAATTACGCCTTTAAAAAGGGAAGGCTGTGAAAGTGGCGGACGTATTTTTTTTGTGTCAGATGAAGTTGAGCTAGAATCATATATACACTATTTAGAAAGAGAACCTATTCTCATTAGGGGGCATTTAAAATGA
- the argS gene encoding arginine--tRNA ligase, whose translation MNAVEQVQQAIKTAIAQAVDKAGLVEAGTELTIHLETPKDKANGDYATNIAMQLTKLAKKPPRAIAEAILENLETAGTDIEKIDIAGPGFMNITVRKDFLTEVVTAILEQGADYGRSNAGAGEKVQVEFVSANPTGDLHLGHARGASVGDSLCNVLDMAGYAVSREYYINDAGNQINNLAYSLEARYKQALGLAADMPEDGYHGQDIIDIAGKLASEHGDSILSKPDEERFAFFRQHGLALELDKLKTDLANFRVNFDVWYSETSLYDNGKIEVALDKLKANGHVFEEDGATWFRSTTFGDDKDRVLIKNDGSFTYLTPDIAYHEDKIVRGFDKLINIWGADHHGYIPRMKAAIQALGYDRDTLEVEIIQMVQLYKNGEKFKMSKRTGNAVTMRELVEEVGLDAVRYFFVKTAGDSHMDFDLDLAVSQSNENPVYYAQYAHARISSILRSATEQGFATSTANLSLLTAEKEIDLLKKIGDFPKVVADAAKHRTPHRIANYIQETAAAFHSFYNAEKVLDASNKELTEARLALITAVRTTIANALRLIGVSAPEKM comes from the coding sequence ATGAACGCAGTAGAACAAGTACAACAAGCCATTAAAACGGCAATTGCGCAGGCTGTTGACAAAGCAGGCTTAGTCGAAGCTGGCACAGAGTTAACGATTCACCTTGAAACACCAAAAGACAAAGCAAACGGTGATTATGCAACAAATATTGCCATGCAATTAACGAAATTAGCGAAAAAGCCACCGCGTGCAATTGCAGAGGCAATTTTAGAAAACCTTGAAACAGCAGGAACTGATATCGAAAAAATCGACATCGCAGGTCCTGGTTTTATGAATATAACTGTTCGTAAAGATTTCTTAACAGAAGTTGTAACAGCTATCCTTGAACAAGGTGCTGATTATGGTCGCTCTAACGCAGGAGCTGGTGAAAAAGTGCAAGTTGAATTTGTTTCAGCAAATCCAACTGGCGACCTACACTTAGGTCATGCACGTGGAGCATCTGTAGGGGATTCATTGTGTAATGTTTTAGATATGGCTGGTTATGCTGTATCTCGTGAGTACTATATTAACGATGCTGGTAATCAAATTAATAACTTGGCTTATTCGCTGGAAGCGCGCTATAAGCAAGCATTAGGCCTTGCTGCTGATATGCCTGAAGATGGCTATCATGGTCAAGATATTATCGACATTGCAGGTAAATTAGCGAGCGAGCATGGCGATTCGATTTTATCAAAACCGGATGAAGAACGTTTTGCATTTTTCCGTCAACATGGTCTTGCTTTAGAATTAGATAAATTAAAAACAGACTTAGCGAACTTCCGCGTGAATTTTGATGTGTGGTATTCTGAAACATCATTATATGACAACGGCAAAATCGAAGTAGCATTAGATAAATTAAAAGCGAATGGTCATGTATTTGAAGAGGACGGTGCGACTTGGTTCCGTTCAACAACATTCGGTGACGATAAAGACCGTGTACTAATTAAAAACGATGGCTCTTTCACATATCTGACACCAGATATCGCTTACCATGAGGATAAAATTGTTCGTGGATTCGATAAACTAATTAACATTTGGGGAGCAGACCACCACGGCTATATTCCACGTATGAAAGCGGCTATTCAAGCACTTGGCTATGACCGTGACACACTAGAAGTGGAAATTATCCAAATGGTGCAGTTATACAAAAACGGCGAGAAATTCAAAATGTCCAAACGTACAGGGAATGCTGTAACGATGCGTGAGCTTGTGGAAGAGGTTGGTCTAGATGCTGTGCGTTACTTCTTTGTGAAAACAGCTGGTGATTCACATATGGACTTTGACCTTGACTTAGCGGTTTCACAATCAAATGAAAACCCAGTGTACTATGCACAATATGCACATGCGCGTATTTCTTCTATTTTACGTTCAGCGACAGAACAAGGCTTCGCTACTTCAACAGCAAATTTAAGCCTGTTAACTGCTGAAAAAGAGATTGATTTATTGAAAAAAATTGGTGATTTCCCGAAAGTAGTGGCGGATGCTGCAAAACACCGTACACCACACCGTATCGCTAACTATATTCAAGAAACAGCAGCTGCATTCCATAGCTTCTATAACGCTGAAAAAGTGTTAGATGCATCGAATAAAGAGCTAACAGAAGCGCGTTTAGCACTGATTACAGCTGTTCGTACAACGATTGCCAACGCACTACGTCTAATTGGCGTATCTGCACCAGAAAAAATGTAA
- a CDS encoding protein BioX, whose translation MRKFSTYDLAQISLLACLIIVTGMFKIPTGIPGSEFQLSAPIAVAIAAVFGFKRYFLAGIIASLILFLLGIHSILNVEISIIFRLTVGLIIVLLGTSIPVLVVAGPIGTMVARLGLAFTLGTPFLPLFVLAIPGMVITAVSVYPITKMLYAINKKVAGDHHVRNVL comes from the coding sequence ATGCGAAAGTTTTCTACATATGATCTTGCTCAGATTTCATTACTAGCTTGTCTTATTATCGTTACAGGCATGTTTAAGATTCCAACAGGTATTCCTGGATCTGAGTTTCAATTATCAGCACCGATTGCCGTTGCGATTGCAGCAGTATTTGGATTTAAGCGATATTTTCTTGCGGGAATCATTGCAAGTCTAATCTTATTTTTACTAGGTATACACTCCATCTTAAATGTTGAAATTTCAATAATTTTCCGATTGACTGTTGGTCTAATCATTGTTTTATTAGGAACTTCAATTCCGGTACTAGTTGTGGCAGGACCGATTGGAACAATGGTTGCTAGACTTGGATTGGCTTTTACGTTAGGGACCCCGTTTTTGCCACTATTCGTTTTGGCGATTCCAGGGATGGTCATTACGGCTGTCAGTGTTTATCCAATAACGAAAATGTTATATGCAATTAATAAGAAAGTAGCAGGTGATCATCATGTTAGAAACGTGTTATAG
- a CDS encoding RidA family protein, translating to MKKVLIEQEPIGHYTPGMISNGNLYISGQTSVDPATGKPPTGGIHAETFMALQKMEVVLQASGLTKEAVVMCRVYITSADLWADVNETYAQFFGSHKPARAIIPIKELSHGCLIELEAIAELEG from the coding sequence ATGAAGAAAGTTTTGATAGAACAAGAGCCAATCGGGCATTATACACCAGGCATGATTAGTAACGGGAATTTATATATTTCGGGGCAAACTTCAGTCGATCCAGCTACAGGCAAACCTCCAACTGGTGGCATTCACGCTGAAACATTCATGGCGCTTCAAAAGATGGAAGTCGTGCTTCAAGCAAGCGGTCTTACGAAGGAGGCTGTTGTTATGTGTCGCGTCTATATAACATCTGCTGATTTATGGGCGGACGTAAATGAAACTTATGCACAATTTTTCGGTAGTCATAAGCCTGCCCGCGCCATTATCCCAATTAAAGAATTAAGCCATGGCTGCTTAATTGAATTAGAGGCAATTGCAGAACTTGAAGGTTAG
- a CDS encoding MerR family transcriptional regulator, with protein sequence MKTIQEVAKQFNVSTRTIRYYEELGLLSPHRSSTNQRTFSKKEMAKLKLIFRGKRYGFSLEEIKEMVLLFDFDRSGIQQLERTVAYGNQKIQEIESKIAELTQMKKELQQLHGMFSEKLLTLKGEMHDE encoded by the coding sequence TTGAAAACGATTCAGGAAGTAGCGAAGCAATTTAATGTTTCTACACGTACGATTCGTTATTACGAGGAGTTGGGGCTACTAAGTCCACATCGATCTTCTACGAATCAACGAACCTTTTCCAAAAAGGAAATGGCGAAGCTCAAGCTTATTTTTAGAGGAAAGCGTTATGGTTTCTCATTGGAAGAAATCAAGGAGATGGTGTTGCTCTTTGATTTTGATCGTTCAGGGATTCAACAATTGGAACGAACTGTGGCATACGGAAATCAAAAAATACAAGAAATTGAGAGTAAAATAGCTGAGCTTACACAAATGAAAAAGGAATTACAGCAATTACATGGCATGTTTAGTGAAAAATTATTGACTTTAAAGGGAGAGATGCACGATGAATAG
- a CDS encoding acyl-CoA dehydrogenase family protein: MKVLQQDARQTTNFFTEDETLHQLLDMMLDKELFVYAKRELTNFGELCAGAIDVRAKHTDREGEPRLQRYNAYGEEVSEVWVNEGYKKTIEETYNTGIVGYVHKNIPQLGRKGNYVYSFAQGYLLSHAEPGFYCPVTLTMATAYLLDHYASEELKQRFLPHVCATGDTELYEGATFLTERQGGSDVGANIVKARQDGQHYLMYGEKYFASNVGMCGVAMVLARIEGASTGSKGLTLFAVPWRLDNGKINNLRIRRLKDKLGVRAVPSGEVELDGSLAYVVGEPNKGIYYMLEALNLSRICNAVASIGIMRRGFLEAKHYVTNRNAFGQPLIQYPMIQDTLGKYAAKVHVEVATVFDLIQLYDRVTSGQGDEQDMILNRLNIAIMKKETAEQAVHYASEAIELHGGNGYIEDFVTPRLLRDAQVLTVWEGTANILALELIRLVDKYFAHELFVRVMHERLIKLANGSLVQIVEEQLAKLEGTLQTFSRLDEATKSYEAKGVAEKMAHLYESVVAVEWAAKFGGKYEKLADIYLENTWALREIGAPMKTVQYFSDIM, translated from the coding sequence ATGAAAGTGCTACAGCAGGATGCAAGACAGACCACTAATTTTTTCACAGAGGATGAGACGCTCCATCAACTATTAGACATGATGCTAGATAAAGAGTTATTCGTCTATGCTAAGCGAGAATTAACGAATTTTGGTGAGCTTTGTGCAGGTGCTATTGACGTAAGGGCGAAGCATACTGATCGAGAGGGCGAACCTCGATTGCAACGCTATAATGCATATGGTGAGGAAGTTTCGGAAGTTTGGGTCAATGAAGGCTACAAAAAAACCATTGAAGAAACATACAACACGGGAATTGTAGGCTATGTGCATAAGAACATTCCGCAGTTAGGTAGGAAGGGGAATTATGTCTATAGCTTTGCGCAAGGCTATTTACTATCTCATGCGGAGCCAGGCTTCTATTGCCCCGTCACGTTAACGATGGCAACAGCCTATTTGCTGGATCATTATGCAAGTGAAGAGTTGAAGCAACGATTTTTACCACATGTTTGTGCAACAGGAGATACAGAGCTATATGAGGGAGCAACATTTTTAACAGAGCGGCAAGGTGGTTCAGATGTTGGCGCAAATATTGTAAAGGCTAGACAAGATGGACAGCATTATCTTATGTACGGAGAAAAATATTTTGCATCAAATGTAGGAATGTGTGGTGTGGCAATGGTTTTAGCACGCATTGAGGGCGCATCTACAGGTTCGAAAGGTTTAACATTATTTGCGGTCCCTTGGCGTCTAGACAATGGTAAGATAAACAACCTTCGCATTCGTCGTTTAAAAGATAAGCTCGGTGTGAGAGCAGTGCCATCAGGTGAGGTAGAGTTGGATGGTTCGTTAGCATATGTCGTTGGAGAACCAAATAAAGGAATCTATTATATGCTAGAGGCGCTTAATTTATCTAGAATTTGCAATGCAGTGGCTTCTATCGGTATTATGCGTCGCGGATTTTTAGAGGCGAAGCATTATGTGACTAATCGGAATGCATTTGGGCAACCTTTAATTCAATATCCTATGATTCAAGATACACTAGGGAAATATGCGGCGAAGGTCCATGTAGAAGTGGCTACTGTTTTCGACCTTATTCAATTGTATGACAGGGTAACGAGTGGTCAGGGCGATGAGCAGGATATGATTCTTAATCGCTTGAATATCGCCATTATGAAGAAAGAAACGGCTGAACAAGCGGTACATTATGCAAGCGAAGCGATTGAATTACATGGGGGAAATGGCTATATTGAAGATTTTGTTACGCCTCGTTTGCTTAGAGATGCGCAAGTACTTACGGTGTGGGAAGGTACAGCGAATATTTTAGCATTAGAGCTTATTCGCTTAGTCGATAAATATTTTGCCCATGAATTATTTGTACGAGTAATGCACGAGCGGTTGATTAAATTAGCAAATGGCTCATTAGTGCAAATTGTGGAAGAGCAACTAGCGAAATTAGAAGGTACATTACAAACATTTAGTCGTCTGGATGAAGCTACTAAATCATACGAGGCAAAGGGAGTAGCCGAAAAAATGGCTCATCTCTATGAAAGTGTAGTAGCAGTCGAATGGGCAGCTAAATTTGGTGGCAAATACGAAAAGCTAGCAGATATATATTTAGAAAATACATGGGCATTACGCGAAATTGGCGCACCCATGAAAACGGTCCAGTATTTTTCAGATATTATGTAA
- the bioF gene encoding 8-amino-7-oxononanoate synthase codes for MNDRFRRELQVIEEQGLTRKLRLFSTGNESEVVMNGKKFLLFSSNNYLGLATDSRLKKKATEGISKYGTGAGGSRLTTGNFDIHEQLESEIADFKKTEAAIVFSSGYLANVGVISSVMKAGDTIFSDAWNHASIIDGCRLSKAKTIVYEHADMVDLERKLRQSHGDGLKFIVTDGVFSMDGDIAPLPKIVELAKEYKAYIMIDDAHATGVLGNDGCGTADYFGLKDEIDFTVGTLSKAIGAEGGFVSTSSIAKNYLLNNARSFIFQTALSPSAIEAAREGISIIQNEPERRKQLLKNAQYLRLKLEESGFVMKEGETPIISLIIGGSHEAMQFSAKLLDEGVFIPAIRPPTVPKGSSRLRITVMATHTIEQLDMVISKIKKIGKEMGIV; via the coding sequence ATGAATGATCGCTTTCGAAGGGAACTGCAAGTAATAGAAGAGCAAGGATTGACAAGGAAGTTACGTTTGTTTTCAACTGGAAATGAAAGTGAGGTAGTGATGAATGGTAAGAAATTTTTGCTATTTTCATCGAATAACTACTTAGGCCTTGCAACAGATAGTCGTTTGAAAAAGAAAGCAACTGAAGGCATTAGTAAATACGGTACAGGGGCTGGCGGTTCTCGACTTACAACTGGAAACTTCGACATTCATGAACAGCTAGAATCTGAAATTGCAGATTTTAAAAAGACTGAAGCGGCCATTGTATTCAGCAGTGGGTATTTAGCGAACGTAGGTGTGATTTCGAGCGTGATGAAGGCAGGAGATACTATCTTTTCTGATGCTTGGAATCACGCGAGTATTATAGATGGTTGTCGATTAAGTAAAGCCAAAACGATTGTTTATGAACATGCGGATATGGTGGATTTAGAGCGGAAATTAAGGCAATCACATGGGGATGGATTGAAGTTCATCGTAACGGATGGCGTTTTTAGTATGGATGGTGATATTGCGCCACTTCCAAAAATAGTAGAGTTAGCCAAGGAATACAAAGCGTACATAATGATTGATGATGCGCATGCAACAGGTGTTCTTGGCAATGATGGTTGTGGTACCGCTGATTATTTTGGTTTGAAAGATGAGATTGATTTTACAGTAGGCACGTTGAGTAAAGCGATTGGTGCAGAGGGTGGATTTGTATCGACATCATCCATTGCTAAGAACTATTTGTTAAATAACGCCCGATCTTTTATTTTCCAAACAGCTTTATCGCCAAGTGCGATTGAAGCAGCGCGAGAAGGCATTTCCATCATACAGAATGAGCCCGAGCGGAGAAAGCAATTGCTGAAAAATGCGCAGTACTTACGATTGAAATTAGAGGAATCTGGTTTTGTAATGAAAGAAGGGGAAACACCTATTATTTCTCTTATCATTGGTGGTTCTCATGAAGCCATGCAGTTTTCTGCGAAACTACTGGATGAAGGTGTCTTTATTCCAGCGATTCGACCACCAACAGTGCCGAAAGGGTCAAGTCGGTTGCGTATAACGGTAATGGCTACACATACAATAGAGCAGCTCGATATGGTCATTAGTAAAATTAAGAAAATAGGAAAAGAAATGGGGATTGTATAA
- a CDS encoding diguanylate cyclase, whose protein sequence is MLLHIYVSFCITFTLIILTYWPFTHPTRRKSFIKDFKPILVGIIFGMTGLVLSAISLRFLQGTLINIHIVPLLYSGLIGGPWSIIISGAIMGVGSLYIIPTQSLLSISSLSNINLIVLSIILAFVACKKPITLHTLTTYFFSVMAEIIVMLVLAICMPPILKIETILGFIAYALFTFFTIFTVITRLQATSEKVQLIYRLKEKDYLTQLPNNLAIRSFAQEMVLETDNFSVLHFDVDNMKDINIKYGHLAGDGIIKQLATIIHHYIETKNGMAARVAGEEFYIILKDAPPAIALYHAEKLRHVIAHHSFKINDRQTTPLTVSIGISSSPDNAVDFDELTIIATQVTTEVKALGGNQVVHANNSEFHKGC, encoded by the coding sequence ATGTTACTTCATATTTATGTCAGCTTTTGTATTACCTTTACTTTAATTATTTTAACGTATTGGCCATTTACTCATCCGACTCGAAGAAAATCATTTATCAAAGATTTTAAACCAATTTTAGTCGGCATTATTTTTGGTATGACAGGCCTTGTATTAAGTGCTATATCGTTACGTTTTTTACAAGGGACGCTTATAAACATTCATATTGTACCGCTACTATACAGTGGGCTGATTGGTGGTCCGTGGTCAATTATTATAAGCGGTGCAATTATGGGGGTAGGGAGTCTATATATCATTCCTACACAATCTTTACTGTCCATATCAAGTTTATCAAACATTAATTTAATCGTTCTTTCGATTATCCTTGCCTTTGTCGCTTGTAAAAAGCCTATTACACTTCACACTTTAACAACTTATTTTTTTAGTGTCATGGCAGAAATTATTGTAATGCTTGTACTAGCAATCTGCATGCCACCTATACTGAAAATAGAGACCATTTTAGGATTCATTGCCTATGCCCTATTTACATTTTTTACAATTTTCACTGTTATTACACGTTTACAAGCAACTAGTGAAAAAGTACAGCTCATTTATCGACTTAAGGAAAAAGACTATTTAACACAACTACCAAATAATTTGGCGATACGATCATTTGCACAAGAAATGGTACTAGAAACGGACAATTTTTCTGTACTCCATTTTGATGTCGACAATATGAAAGATATAAATATTAAGTATGGCCATTTAGCTGGTGATGGGATTATTAAGCAACTCGCTACCATTATTCATCATTATATTGAAACGAAAAACGGAATGGCCGCACGTGTTGCTGGTGAGGAGTTTTATATTATTTTAAAAGATGCCCCACCTGCTATCGCCCTCTATCATGCTGAAAAACTAAGACATGTAATTGCACATCACTCTTTTAAAATTAATGACAGGCAAACTACGCCATTGACGGTTTCTATTGGTATTAGTTCAAGTCCCGATAACGCTGTAGACTTTGATGAACTTACCATTATCGCCACACAGGTTACTACAGAAGTGAAAGCTTTAGGTGGCAACCAAGTAGTACATGCCAACAATAGTGAATTTCATAAAGGATGCTAA
- a CDS encoding DUF1934 domain-containing protein, with product MNEIKSQVNIKLISTIRPIDGESETLEMWLDGQLINKADSLYLKYEEMQDDKTIRTTMKLDTERALIMRAGAVKMRLPLNIFEQQIGHYESELGSMPLVTQTKNMLFTRHEMCGDFHVQYDLLMGGQSVGNYTLDITFTEVQ from the coding sequence GTGAACGAAATAAAATCGCAAGTGAACATTAAGCTCATTTCGACGATTCGTCCGATTGATGGGGAGTCCGAAACCTTGGAAATGTGGTTGGATGGGCAGCTAATCAATAAAGCAGATTCCCTATATTTAAAATATGAAGAGATGCAGGATGATAAAACAATCCGCACGACGATGAAGTTAGACACGGAACGGGCACTTATTATGCGCGCTGGAGCAGTCAAAATGCGCTTACCACTCAATATTTTTGAACAACAAATTGGCCATTATGAAAGTGAATTAGGTTCGATGCCACTCGTAACACAAACAAAAAACATGCTATTTACTAGACATGAAATGTGCGGAGATTTTCATGTGCAATACGATTTATTAATGGGTGGACAAAGCGTTGGCAATTATACATTAGACATTACATTTACGGAGGTACAATGA
- a CDS encoding threonine ammonia-lyase: MLSLEKIQAAKLKVAPYIYETPVIRLQGLDNLLHCNVSIKAENMQKTNSFKLRGALNKLLSMPVEQLQHGVVAASSGNHGKGVAFAAQLLNIPATIVLPDSAPSVKVEGIRALGARIVQCTLAERHQVTEALSLEHGYAIVHPYDDYDIMAGQGTVGLEILEQFSQVSAIVVPIGGGGLLSGVATAVKSLAPHIKIFGVEPAVVPRYSESIQVGKRLLLAEQQSLADALLTLQPGERNFPIVEKLVDDIVRVDEASILNGMKTLLLEGKILAEPSSAIGIGAALRGNLPITKNDHVCFLISGGNIGLNQLQRL; this comes from the coding sequence ATGCTATCGCTTGAAAAAATCCAAGCTGCCAAACTGAAAGTCGCACCTTATATTTATGAAACACCTGTTATTCGCTTGCAAGGACTCGATAATTTATTACATTGCAACGTTTCGATAAAAGCCGAAAATATGCAAAAAACCAACTCTTTTAAATTGCGTGGGGCTCTTAACAAACTGCTGTCGATGCCAGTTGAACAATTACAACATGGCGTTGTGGCAGCTTCCTCCGGTAATCATGGCAAAGGTGTGGCTTTTGCGGCTCAACTATTAAATATTCCAGCAACCATCGTTTTACCCGATTCAGCGCCATCTGTTAAAGTCGAAGGCATACGAGCCCTTGGTGCACGTATTGTCCAATGTACGCTTGCCGAAAGACATCAAGTGACTGAAGCCCTAAGCTTAGAACATGGTTATGCCATTGTGCATCCTTATGATGATTACGATATTATGGCGGGGCAAGGGACAGTAGGATTGGAAATTTTAGAACAGTTCTCTCAGGTAAGTGCAATTGTTGTTCCTATTGGTGGTGGTGGTCTGCTAAGTGGTGTCGCAACTGCGGTAAAATCTTTAGCACCACATATTAAAATTTTTGGTGTTGAACCAGCCGTCGTCCCTCGCTATTCAGAAAGTATTCAAGTTGGTAAAAGATTACTATTAGCTGAACAACAATCGTTAGCGGATGCTCTATTAACTTTACAACCTGGGGAGCGAAACTTCCCGATTGTTGAAAAATTAGTTGATGACATTGTGCGTGTAGACGAGGCTTCCATACTTAATGGGATGAAAACATTGCTACTAGAAGGCAAAATATTAGCTGAACCCTCCTCTGCCATCGGGATAGGAGCAGCTCTTCGAGGCAATTTACCGATTACGAAAAACGACCATGTTTGCTTCCTTATTTCAGGTGGCAATATTGGGCTAAATCAATTACAACGTTTATAA